One genomic region from Pagrus major chromosome 24, Pma_NU_1.0 encodes:
- the LOC140992329 gene encoding ras-related protein Rap-2a-like, giving the protein MREYKVVVLGSGGVGKSALTVQFVTGTFIEKYDPTIEDFYRKEIEVDSSPSVLEILDTAGTEQFASMRDLYIRNGQGFILVYSLVNQQSFQDIKPMRDQIIRVKRYQQVPVVLVGNKVDLEEEREVSPSEGQALAEDWGCPFMETSAKSKTMVDELFAEIVRQMDFCPLPDRRETCCPACSIQ; this is encoded by the exons ATGCGGGAGTATAAGGTGGTGGTGCTCGGCAGCGGCGGGGTGGGGAAGTCCGCGCTGACGGTCCAGTTCGTCACCGGGACATTCATAGAGAAGTACGACCCGACCATCGAAGATTTCTACAGGAAGGAGATCGAGGTGGACTCCTCTCCGTCGGTGCTGGAGATCCTGGACACGGCCGGCACCGAGCAGTTCGCCTCCATGAGGGACCTCTACATCAGGAACGGCCAAGGCTTCATCCTGGTCTACAGTCTGGTCAACCAGCAAAGTTTTCAGGACATCAAGCCCATGAGAGACCAGATCATCAGGGTCAAACG GTACCAGCAGGTGCCGGTGGTGCTGGTGGGCAACAAGGtggacctggaggaggagagggaagtgTCCCCCAGCGAGGGCCAGGCGCTCGCCGAGGACTGGGGCTGCCCCTTCATGGAGACGTCGGCCAAAAGCAAGACCATGGTGGACGAGCTTTTCGCCGAGATCGTGAGGCAGATGGACTTCTGCCCTCTGCCGGACCGGAGGGAGACCTGCTGCCCCGCCTGCAGCATACAGTAG
- the mrpl39 gene encoding large ribosomal subunit protein mL39 has translation MATRTVCQVLQRRFASAAAAVRPPAAEVRSQRNAIFSREHDRQRALYPRIEKIEVSMQGPGLDGTLLIMNKGMSTPLSCARHLTEHHVKSSVLALVDGEPWPLHQPLTHSCSLTLLTFKDSDPRLVNQAYWRSCAALLGQVLESAFKDDFTVELLNTPEVPVTSGAFCCDVVLDPQLDSWTPSEESLRSLTRGAQQLIHQDLVWEPLEVAPSVALEVFSHSRCKQEEVEEKAAQNARGKVMLYRCGDHVLLSGDPLVARTGLCSQYEVTALHSLGQGPFGLHRRAQGLSLPLQLQAHHTVWRKLRQRAEKLVEVSRPKEAAPPSQPDSTSDQPVTTPV, from the exons ATGGCGACCAGGACCGTGTGTCAAGTGCTCCAACGCC GCTTTGCCTCTGCCGCAGCGGCTGTGCGTCCACCGGCCGCTGAAGTCCGCAGCCAGCGCAACGCCATCTTCTCCAGAGAGcatgacagacagagagctcTGTACCCTCGCATCGAGAAGATAGAGGTGTCCATGCAGGGCCCGGGGCTGGACGGTACCCTGCTCATCATGAACAAAGGAATGTCCACTCCACTGAGCTGTGCCAGAC ACCTGACAGAGCATCATGTGAAAAGCTCGGTGCTGGCCCTGGTGGACGGGGAACCGTGGCCTCTCCACCAGCCCCTCACCCACTCCTGCTCACTCACTCTGCTCACATTTAAAGACAGTGACCCACGGCTGGTCAACCAG GCTTACTGGCGTTCCTGTGCGGCCTTGTTAGGCCAGGTGCTGGAGTCTGCGTTCAAGGACGACTTCACTGTGGAGTTGCTGAACACACCTGAGGTGCCAG TCACATCAGGAGCCTTCTGCTGCGACGTGGTCCTCGACCCTCAGCTGGATTCATGGACTCCCTCtgag GAGTCGTTGCGGTCTCTGACCCGAGGGGCCCAGCAGCTGATCCACCAGGACCTGGTTTGGGAGCCTCTAGAGGTGGCGCCCTCTGTGGCGCTGGAGGTCTTCTCACACAGCAG GTGTAAACAGGAAGAGGTGGAAGAGAAGGCAGCACAGAATGCCAGAGGGAAAGTGATGCTCTACAG ATGTGGTGATCATGTGCTTCTAAGCGGGGACCCCCTGGTGGCCAGGACAGGCCTGTGCTCCCAGTACGAGGTGACGGCCCTCCACAGTCTGGGACAGGGACCGTTTGGTCTCCACCGTCGAGCACAGggcctctctctgcctctgcagctgcag GCTCATCACACAGTCTGGAGGAAACTGAGGCAGCGGGCAGAGAAACTG GTTGAGGTGTCGAGACCCAAAGAagcagctccaccctctcaacCTGACTCCACCTCTGACCAGCCTGTAACGACCCCTGTGTAa
- the jam2a gene encoding LOW QUALITY PROTEIN: junctional adhesion molecule 2A (The sequence of the model RefSeq protein was modified relative to this genomic sequence to represent the inferred CDS: deleted 1 base in 1 codon), translating into MNYWRVVNKCEKKAEDRDLPPAPSREDKTQPELWTMMEGTSLYLPFVVLLMQCSPSVPVTVSTNRHKVEVREFTDAVLSCMFHTEKDTNPRIEWKKKGKDVSFVYFDGQFKGPFEGRASIDGATVTLHRVTQEDAGEYRCEISAPYDSVSLGETNVTLKVLVPPHTPSCEIPSGAVTGSVVQLRCRDQQSIPPATYSWFKDSQPISAPRHANATYVINSHTGILEFKAVAKEDTGRYSCLASNGVGQPKMCEGKHMTIEDVNVSAVVAAVVVVCLVIVICSCGGFLLHRNGFFSPGHRGRSNVNYIPPPQEDFKHTQSFML; encoded by the exons ATGAATTATTGGAGAGTTGTGAACAAGTGCGAGAAGAAAGCTGAGGATCGGGATCTGCCGCCT GCTCCGTCCAGGGAAGACAAGACTCAGCCAGAGTTGTGGACGATGATGGAGGGGACGTCCCTGTATCttccttttgttgttttactgatgCAAT GTTCCCCCTCCGTTCCTGTCACCGTGTCGACCAACAGACACAAGGTGGAGGTGCGCGAGTTCACAG ATGCGGTGCTGTCCTGCATGTTCCACACCGAGAAAGATACGAACCCACGCATCGAGTggaagaagaaggggaaggaTGTTTCCTTCGTGTACTTTGATGGACAGTTCAAAG GACCCTTCGAGGGCCGGGCCAGCATCGACGGGGCCACGGTGACACTGCACAGGGTGACCCAGGAGGACGCTGGGGAGTACCGCTGTGAGATCAGTGCTCCTTATGACTCCGTCAGCCTGGGCGAGACCAACGTCACGCTCAAAGTCCTGG TGCCCCCACACACCCCGTCCTGCGAAATCCCCAGCGGGGCAGTGACAGGCTCAGTGGTGCAGCTGCGCTGTAGGGACCAGCAGAGCATCCCGCCTGCTACATACTCCTGGTTCAAGGACAGCCAGCCAATCAGCGCGCCCCGCCACGCCAACGCCACCTATGTAATCAACTCACACACAGGGATactg GAGTTTAAGGCCGTAGCCAAAGAGGACACCGGCCGATACAGCTGCCTGGCTTCCAACGGAGTGGGGCAGCCCAAGATGTGCGAGGGCAAGCACATGACGatag AGGACGTCAACGTCTCGGCCGTGGTGGCAGCAGTGGTCGTGGTCTGCCTGGTCATCGTGATCTGCAGCTGCGGGGGATTCCTCTTACACCGCAACGGCTTCTTCAGCC CAGGACACAGAGGAAG GTCCAATGTCAACTACATCCCTCCGCCCCAAGAA gATTTTAAACACACCCAGTCGTTCATGCTCTGA